GACCCAGGCTTAatgtaatcttttaatttcagcaacatattttttctgacAGGAAGTAACAATGTTCACAACTTgaattttatgaagaatccatggaagaaactaaatatttgggtgATGGCAGGGAGGTCCACCaacctcaaataaataaaacatgatcatGTCAAATGGAAATGGACCTTCTactataattttaaatgtgcaatttgtCTTTCAGACCACTATGTGGAGCCAAAGACTATGACTGGAACATGTAAGCGGCACAATAATGTCATTTCTGGAGCAAAATCagacaaatcttttttttttcaatcagttAAATTCAACTATTTATGCTTACAGGTATACAGAGAGCTCCATAGAAGCTTATGGCCTCAGAGTGTTCCTGTATGATCTTCGGAGTCTCCGTGGAGACGGCACCATTGATGCTCCTGTTCCCGTTTTGCAGTAGAGGCTCGGTCTCACCGTACTCCTGAATGATCtgacatacaaacacacagctgtgaGCTCAGAGATGAATGgttcagaaaaaaaggagaaagtaGGAAtgcaagttattgattaatgagttaatctaaagttgattgatcttaTTGACTTATTGtagattaattattttcttaaaagctCGACTGTCTTTCCATAACATACAAGACTACATTTCTCGTAATAAGCCGAACTGAAAAAAGATATCATAAAATGTTGAAGTTATTTTGTGTCAGATTAATTAGATACCGACTGAATTAACAGAAAACTCAAGTTTTCTCACATTCTTAAACTTAAACATACACATAAAGTGCATTTTCCATCCCACACCAGACTGTGTCTGGACTGTAGATTCCTATGGTAGTTTCTCTCCCCTACCATAGGAATCTACATGGTAGATTCCAGACATTAAAGATGTCTGCAATTAAAGATGCAGACATCTTTAATTCTGTATCAGAGGCTCTGCTTAAGTATGACCACTGGCGCTCTCTACAGCACTAAAAGAAAGTCTGATGCACGTAAATACATTCTGactcattttaatcattttaacaaTTAACCAGCAATTAATCATAAATTGATTCAGTTTTTGCATCCCTAGTAGATGTACTTAATtcaatttcaattcaaaaatactttattgctcccaaagggaaattaaatagtttagtttaaaaCTCACATGATGCTGAGGAGAAGAGCAGTTCACATCTTCAGGTTCTGAAGTGAATAGAGTGAAATGATGGTGTCACACTTATAAACAGAAAACCCCCCAAATTGAACCAAAACAACTCTTTGCAGAAACTGACTTTCAACCAGGAAAATGAAGCAGAGGATCCCAGCGGCAGCGATGATGAGTCCTGGGACAATGAAGGACATCCCCCACTCTGAGGAGACAAAAACTCCAGCGATGAGGGAACCTAGGATGTTTCCCACCGAGGTGTGGGAGTTCCAGACGCCCATGATGAACCCACGCCTGACCAttagaaagatgaaaacaagaaacactGAGCAGTTAGCTGCACAATCCTGCTTCTGGTGTATATTGTACATAATAAACCAGGGTTGTTCAAAGTACAACACACGGCCACTTGTAACCCTTTTAACAAGTTTGTGTAGCTTAtgacagaaatagaaaaatagtttaaatgtgTTCCTCCAGCATCTGGAGTCAATAAACATGTTTGCAATTGTTTTAGGATGAGAATTCAAAGGTATGTTATATTGTAAATTTTAAGTACAACACAAAGAAtcacttttttgtctttttttctgcttttatttttattttatacaaagtcatgtcaaaaacatttagtgagGTTTTTTTACACACTTAGGCATCCATTATACTTGGATAAACTCCGCTGagattgtaaaaatgaaattcaaatttttattactggaaataaactagaaatattttcctgaaaaacaagacaaaaaatgatttacccaaaaagttaaataactCTAAACATTAAggtaaatgtaataatttttaaaaattactcattttattgttgtttatgtACAGGAGCAAGAATTCACAATAAtattgtctttgtgtttttgattgaaGAGAAAAAAGCTCATTTTGACTCCGGGGGactttcaacttttattttcagacaaattaatgtttggtattaaaatattgcagaaatgtaacggtaacactttatttgaaggggtgtgcataagactgacatgacactgtcataaacatgacataacatctgtcatgaacatgaagaaatcttaatgaatgtttatgacagttgtcatgaagtgtcattcggtaaataatgacacttttaatgtaaagttgctctaaaagttgcattaaaagtgccaactttgcatgattttgtaaatgatgataatttaatgcaaagttggcatttttaatggactttcaatacaacttttagagcaactttgcattaaaagtgtcattactGAATGGCACTTCATGACaattgtcataaacattcataaagacttcttcatgtttatgatagatgttatgtcagtcttattcacacctcttcaaataaagtgttaccaatgtGAATAATAATATTCTATCATTCCAAAATTGTGTAATTTTGATCCACTCTTCtatgcagaattgttttaatctaCACACAATGAAGGGCTTTCAAGCATGAGGAACCAATTTAAGGTCATGCCATATTATCTAAATAAATCCTAAGCACAGATTTTGACTATGTTCCTgctaaaactttatttttcttttaaaccacTTCCTGATGGTGCTTTGATTCAGTGTCCTGCTGCATAACAAAAACTGTTcttgaacaaaataataaaaaattatttcaaaggcTGAAATTGGTTTCATGTTATATTTCAGTGCAGATATTCCTGCTGcactttatttttgctctgttttgtaTGGTTTATGCAAAAAGGGCATTGTAGTATTTTACATTCAATTATTAAGAAAACGCTGTTTATaacaaacagaatttaaaataaatttgacttcaaAATCTTATTGTCTTGAAATTGGGGTTCTGTATCTTACTATTTCCAACACTctgtcttcaggaagtcaccaCAGCAGTGCTTCTCATTATGGTTTTTACATCCGTACTTGAGAGTATTAGACTGATAAGCTTAGTAGATGCACAATTCCACCAGGtgtctgctaattgctgctgttgCTAGTCTAGAGGAGCTTTATGTAAATAGGTGTCGCTTTGTGAGAACAAGCATTCTGTAAACATGAATGGCTGCCAAAGGAGATTCAAAGATTTCTCAATCATGTATGAAAAAGCAAGCCAACGCTCCACGTATGtattgatgagggaataacatcataacatgatgctAAGCTCAAGTTAATTTTACAGAGGGCTGGACAATAAGTCAATTCAGCATTTCAGCATTCtggaggaaaggctttagccaCTCAACCTCTCATGACtagctaagctaggttggtgTACCCAATCTAGCTTAGCTAGGAGTGATTACTCCCTCttttgttacctagcaacagcctgttgagtaacttgtgcagcagcacCAGCCTGGTGCCTTGTAActgcttaaaataaacaacagtgTGGAGTGAAAACGGAGGataaacaggaaaggtcacaccaccagttttacagtatttaagataaaacaaaaaacaaatgaataattatcaatattgatTGATATAAAACACTTATACTATTTGGCCATATTACCCAGCCCTAATTCTACACAATAACCACCCTTTGACAGTTAACCCTTATGTGTGGGATTATTGCTTCCTTTAACGTACATTTAGCAGGAAGATGATTTCTGCTCTGAAGtaacaaaaacagttaaaacatttacatttgagGATGATCTACTGACTCAGCAGAACTGAAAATCTCAAAATCGGTTTTAAAAAACTCAACTAAGAATTCTTTATATGTTTAGATTTGTTCTCCACTGTTCAATAATTTTGATTCATCTTGAAGCAGAAAACCAACACTGACACCAGGCATTGTCCATGTGAAGCTGTCATGATTTCATGGGTCAGTTGATTTCAAATTTGTGTCAGTATGAACCATTTAAATGTCGCCTCTGTTGGTCCTTTGTTGCAGTGCTGTTAAAATGTGATAGAGTGTCTGATTTAGTTGACTCCAAAACTCTGCAGAGTCAGCAGAACTGCCTCCCTGTACTCACTTCCCTTTTCCAAACCAGTTGCCGACACAGGCCACCACAGCAGGCCAACCGGTGGTCTGCATGAGCCCGTTCATCACCTGCAGTGTCAAACACAACAGAAGCCCGTTTTCATTAGCTTACAGCTGGAAACTGAACATGAAAAGGTGAATGAGTGGAGAGGGAGAGGGACTGTTATTGTCTCCAAAGCTGCAGAACACGGGCCCAGACATGCATGAGCAGTCATGTGGATCCCTGTGAGTCATGAGAGTGAAGACTCAcatctttgcattttatttagggaaGAGAAAAACTAACCAACAGCTACAACACCTACAATGAAGTAAGCATCTTATTAATAAGTACATTTATTCTTAATATTGACAACGTCATtaaattttgtactttttaagatgtttttgaaCAGAGGTTAGGCTTCTAACTCAACTTTTCCCTCTAGGAAGTCGTGTGGGAATGAAGCACAAATGACTCCTCAAAGCTacactttaaatacaaactaaaaacaaaggatctttttttctccagttcagCAGACTGAATTTCAACACTTCAAGCACACTTTTGAACAAAAcctaactaaaaaaaaaatgaaagaaagcacTTGCCTATTTATGGTTCTCTTCTGCTTTTCCGTCACAATTTGATGTTTCAGATCTCATTTCAACAAACAACTCAATAACAATATTCAGCTTGTTGAGCCATGTTGTAATAGTTGGAAAGTTGAGTTAAAATTTCCATCTAAAAATTTAACtcaaattttaactttaaattagatttttttagattaatcaacaataatttaaacagCAAATTCATGACAATACAAAGTCGCATCATGCCAAGATCTGAAGAAATGTACCAAAGGTTGAACAATGAATTTTTAGGTTAAAGGGTGAGTGTTTTTTAGGCTAACAGACAATCACCTGTCTTTTAGGTTAAACCTATATGAGACAGGTTGATCTCTCTATAAGTAGGTAATATATTTACCTACTTTATTTAGATTAATATATAGATAACAGAGCAATCAATCTCACATATAGATAGGTTGATTTGGATacttttttacagtaaaaaatataatcaaatgaAAAGGGCATTTTTATATAGTCAggttttcttttacaataaGGAACTGAATTAAGTCAACTGTCAACTGTAAGAAACAATGCTACTGTAAGAAAAGACAACTAACGAAAAAAGAGGAACCCAGGAACCCTGCAAAACTGGTAACCACATTTACAAAAGTACTTTTTGGTTTTACATAAAGCTAAGAATACTATTTTTTTGAAGactttagtttctgttcagACATGTAAGGAAAAagacattgaaaataaaaactagccTGTGTCTGAATGTTTCTGAGTTGAACAACCGTGACATGAGCTGGATTTGGTTACTAATGGTCGAAGGCAGTTTAAATAGCGAAGTGAAACAGCGATGCCTGACGCCTGACAATGCCTTTTGTTTGCAGCGGTGCTCGGAATGTGTGTCCACAAGGTTTCATTTGCTAAGTGACAAATGAAACCTGGCTGTTGTGCTCTGACCTGACTTTGGTCAGCAAAAAATAGCTTCCAATCCATGTGCTTCTGCTTTCCACTTAGTTTCTGATACACAGTATGAAGACGGAATTCTTAGTAGTAAGATTTAATAatttagaatattaaaaatCTCAGTTTCCAAATGCAGACCAAAGGTTTGCCAAACTGCAGAATAATTAAATCATATAACTCAAACTAAGAAAAGTGTGATATGTCATTATATTTCCAAACAGATCTGATACCATCTGTCAgtctgaggtgtgtgtgtgtgtgtgtgtgcgtgtgtgtgcgtgcgtgcgtgcgtacCTGGACGAAGGCGTAGTACCCTAAAGAGTGGATGTTCCAGTAGTAGCCGAGGCCgaacaaacatgtaaacaatCCGCTCATCACCATCCCGAAGCTCAGGTAGTACCGCAGAGGAAGGCGCTCTCCAAAGATCCCACTGGGGAGAGAGAAGAGCCCCCGAGTGAGTCGGTGGAGAAACCCAGGTCTTTAACCTGGAGAGCTAAAGGCAGCAGCTACCAACCTGAAGAACATGCCAATGGCATAGGCGACAAGGAAGGAGTTATCCAGGACACCAAAGAGGGTTTGATAGTTGACTTGATCTGCAGGAAGGCCACAGGTAAACTGTTTTAATCCAGTGACATTAAACAGCATAAGTATGTGGTCAAAACGATAAAATATCTGAACACTGTCAGTTTAATTAGTGGAATAGGTCCCcctaaaacctttttatgcACCAAAAGAGAACAAATAATTCCCACaaaatttattaagtttttaaaaggaAGCTTGTCAATTAATCTTGAATAAATAAAGGtttatgtggaaaatgtttgatttagtCAGTTTTATGATGGTCCTGTTGGTTGGAAAGTCATAACTGGATATAGCGTCACTCGTCATCTGGGTCACAATTAGGGGCAGTAGCCTAGGCCACCAATATTTTGGGGGTCTCAgaggctttgtttttcttttttttaatgaatgtgtatttttcaaacattgtaCTTTGCAGAAAAGTCAGCTGATATTGAGTAATTGATATTGCAGGTTGCTTacttaagtttatttgtagtgtacaaaaactcaaaattaataaaatataaaagtcagGTGAGTTCCATGAATATTTTGActcaagtatttaaaaaataatgaagttaTAGTACATATTTAGGAGAATATTATTGAGCTAATGGCGAGAGAACAAAGTAAACTTATTATGAATTCATTTATACCCACTGATTTATAGTACCACCTACTGTTGTATTGTGATTTACATTTGTACAACTTTTTTCTGTAAGTGAATAGGCCACCAAGCTAGCTCTATCACAGGGCCCCTTATAAACCAAAGTTCCTGCTCTATGGGGAAATTTTACTGCCATAAGTCaagagcaaacattttcagtttgaaagcagaatttcatttctttgttctCCAAACTCACAATACTTTGATTTCAAGTAGGATTTAatctcttttattaaaaaaaacttgtaa
The DNA window shown above is from Poecilia reticulata strain Guanapo linkage group LG14, Guppy_female_1.0+MT, whole genome shotgun sequence and carries:
- the slc37a2 gene encoding glucose-6-phosphate exchanger SLC37A2 isoform X2, whose protein sequence is MRSPLAPGIRLITSFSRDSWYRGFILLLTFLFYTAYHLSRKPISIVKSELHRNCSLVIRPAYLNITDNDTWCDWAPFDQVNYQTLFGVLDNSFLVAYAIGMFFSGIFGERLPLRYYLSFGMVMSGLFTCLFGLGYYWNIHSLGYYAFVQVMNGLMQTTGWPAVVACVGNWFGKGKRGFIMGVWNSHTSVGNILGSLIAGVFVSSEWGMSFIVPGLIIAAAGILCFIFLVEKPEDVNCSSPQHHIIQEYGETEPLLQNGNRSINGAVSTETPKIIQEHSEAISFYGALCIPGVVEFSLCLMFAKLVSYTFLYWLPLYISNVAHFQAKQAGDMSTLFDVGGIVGGIMAGLVSDFTGGRASTCCVMLIAAAPMLTLYQTSTPHFAGGGWSTLSKV